A window from Carbonactinospora thermoautotrophica encodes these proteins:
- the rodA gene encoding rod shape-determining protein RodA, which translates to MTGYRPGAYAVGRPARVSWWERVLNPASPLWRVDWLLLGCVLLLCALGSLLVWSATRTALANAGEDPQSYFHKQLLNIGIGLALAVLAVVVDYRSLRVYGWVVYGIAILGLVLVLTPLGSTINGSHSWIELGGGFSFQPSEFAKLGILLAMAITLAERRDREEAPRTGDILGALSIAALPMGLVMLQPDLGTTMVMAFIVLGVLTVSGAPARWPLGLIAAGVVAGFVVVRLGLLSEYQMNRFAAFADPTLDPRGVGYNTIQSRIAIGAGGLTGKGLFHGSQTTGQFVPEQQTDFIFTVAGEELGFVGAGLIIVLFIVLIWRACRIALRSDDLFGALIAAGVVSWFGFQVFENIGMTIGIMPVTGIPLPYVSYGGSAMFANLIAAGLLLNIQLRSE; encoded by the coding sequence ATGACCGGTTACCGGCCCGGCGCCTACGCCGTGGGCCGCCCGGCCCGTGTCTCCTGGTGGGAGCGGGTCCTCAACCCCGCCTCCCCGCTGTGGCGCGTGGACTGGCTGCTCCTGGGCTGCGTGCTCCTGCTGTGCGCGCTCGGCTCGCTGCTCGTCTGGTCCGCCACCCGCACCGCCCTGGCCAACGCCGGGGAGGACCCCCAGTCGTACTTCCACAAGCAGTTGCTCAACATCGGCATCGGGCTCGCCCTCGCCGTGCTCGCCGTGGTGGTCGACTACCGCAGCCTGCGGGTGTACGGCTGGGTCGTGTACGGGATCGCCATTCTCGGCCTGGTGCTGGTCCTCACCCCGCTCGGCTCCACGATCAACGGCTCCCACTCGTGGATCGAGCTGGGCGGGGGCTTTTCCTTCCAGCCGTCGGAGTTCGCCAAGCTCGGCATCCTGCTCGCGATGGCGATCACGCTCGCCGAGCGCCGTGACCGCGAGGAGGCCCCCCGCACCGGTGACATCCTCGGCGCGCTCAGCATCGCCGCGCTTCCCATGGGCCTGGTCATGCTCCAGCCCGACCTCGGCACGACCATGGTGATGGCGTTCATCGTGCTCGGCGTGCTGACCGTCTCCGGTGCCCCCGCCCGCTGGCCGCTCGGCCTGATCGCCGCCGGGGTCGTCGCCGGCTTCGTCGTCGTCCGGCTCGGCCTGCTGTCCGAGTACCAGATGAACCGCTTCGCCGCGTTCGCCGACCCGACCCTCGATCCGCGGGGTGTCGGCTACAACACCATTCAATCCCGCATCGCGATCGGCGCCGGCGGCCTCACCGGCAAGGGCCTCTTCCACGGCTCCCAGACCACGGGGCAGTTCGTGCCCGAGCAGCAGACCGACTTCATCTTCACCGTCGCCGGGGAGGAACTCGGCTTCGTCGGGGCCGGCCTGATCATCGTGCTTTTCATCGTCCTCATCTGGCGCGCCTGCCGCATCGCCCTGCGCTCCGACGACCTGTTCGGGGCCCTCATCGCCGCCGGCGTGGTCAGCTGGTTCGGGTTCCAGGTCTTCGAGAACATCGGGATGACGATCGGCATCATGCCCGTCACCGGCATCCCGCTCCCGTACGTCTCGTACGGCGGCTCCGCGATGTTCGCCAACCTCATCGCGGCCGGGCTCCTGTTGAACATCCAACTCCGGAGCGAGTGA
- a CDS encoding LamB/YcsF family protein, with product MRIDLNSDLGEGFGVWRLGDDEALLDVVTSANVACGFHAGDPTVMRRVCARAVERGVVIGAQVGYRDLAGFGRRFLDVDPAELVNDVLYQIAALDGFARVAGGRVQYVKPHGALYNATVRHAGQAAAVVEAVRLYDPSLPILGLPGSELLRQAAQAGIPTVAEAFADRAYTPAGELVSRREPGAVIHDAEVVAARCVRMATTGEVEAVDGTVVKIEPRSICVHGDTPGAVAMARAVRVALTAAGVEVAAFT from the coding sequence GTGCGCATCGACCTCAACAGCGACCTGGGCGAGGGCTTCGGCGTCTGGCGGCTCGGCGACGACGAGGCGCTGCTCGACGTGGTGACCAGTGCTAACGTCGCGTGCGGGTTCCACGCTGGCGACCCGACCGTGATGCGCCGGGTGTGCGCCCGCGCCGTCGAGCGGGGGGTCGTGATCGGCGCTCAGGTGGGGTACCGGGACCTGGCCGGCTTCGGGCGGCGGTTCCTCGACGTGGACCCTGCTGAGTTGGTGAACGACGTGCTGTACCAGATCGCCGCGCTGGACGGGTTCGCCCGCGTCGCCGGCGGCCGCGTCCAGTACGTCAAGCCGCACGGCGCCCTGTACAACGCGACCGTCCGGCACGCCGGGCAGGCCGCGGCGGTCGTCGAGGCGGTCCGCCTGTACGACCCGTCGCTGCCCATCCTCGGGCTGCCCGGCTCCGAGCTGCTGCGCCAAGCCGCTCAGGCGGGCATCCCTACCGTGGCCGAGGCGTTCGCCGACCGCGCCTACACGCCCGCCGGCGAGCTGGTCTCCCGGCGCGAACCCGGCGCGGTGATCCACGACGCCGAGGTCGTCGCCGCGCGGTGCGTGCGCATGGCCACCACCGGCGAGGTCGAGGCGGTCGACGGCACGGTCGTCAAGATCGAGCCGCGCTCCATCTGCGTCCACGGCGACACCCCGGGCGCGGTCGCCATGGCCCGGGCGGTCCGCGTGGCCCTGACCGCCGCCGGGGTGGAAGTGGCGGCGTTCACGTGA
- the rplU gene encoding 50S ribosomal protein L21, giving the protein MYAIVRSGGRQHKVAVGDVVTVDRLKKEPGETVEFPALLVVDGDSVTSDPWVLAGVKVTAEVVGQTKGPKIDILKYKSKTGYHKRLGHRQQYTQVKVTGIETGKK; this is encoded by the coding sequence GTGTACGCGATCGTCCGCAGCGGCGGCAGGCAGCACAAGGTCGCGGTCGGCGACGTCGTCACTGTCGACCGCCTGAAGAAGGAGCCGGGTGAGACCGTCGAGTTCCCGGCGCTGCTTGTCGTCGACGGTGACTCGGTGACGAGCGACCCGTGGGTGCTGGCGGGCGTCAAGGTCACGGCCGAGGTCGTGGGCCAGACCAAGGGCCCGAAGATCGACATCCTGAAGTACAAGAGCAAGACCGGCTACCACAAGCGCCTGGGCCACCGTCAGCAGTACACCCAGGTCAAGGTCACCGGTATCGAGACCGGGAAGAAGTAG
- the mrdA gene encoding penicillin-binding protein 2: protein MSDRSRVRIVVLQILVLSLFVTLLGRLWYLQIPAGERYDQAASANQVREIVTPAVRGQILDHLGRPLVNNRPALVVSVSRTELLKQPDKGRAVLQRLAKVLGMPYEELRQRISLCGPNVPKPCWNGSPYQPIPVTDEADTRMALQIMERREDFPGVTAEVQPVRNYPAPEGANAAHILGYLSPVSEDELRRQREPGYRGPQYERSETVGRAGLEREYNDQLRGQPGVTRVAVDHLGRVIDTLDETPPTPGNHLVTSIDARVQAVAEQQLLEAIKRARQQRDKDGKAYKADSGAVVVMNAKNGQIVAMASYPTYDPAVWEGGITKKEYERLISEDTGVPMLSRATMGEFAPASTFKVISTAAALEAGYGMDQKFDCSSSYTVGNRAFKNWDSKAFGPITLARSLTVSCDTVYYRIAHEMWLKDGGTRPVTKPKDYMINMAQAFGLGQKTGIDLPAERPGRVVTREWKKREWERRKDGWCRQANDPKVPEGFAKQIARENCADYYRYRAGDAVNFSIGQGDTVATPLQIARVYAAVANGGTLWRPTIGKAIVSPSGQVVEWIKPQGTKVPVDPKYLAYIRKGLMDTPVNGTAVTAFQGWPFDKIPVAAKTGTGEAYGKQTTAWFASFVPANDPQYVVVMVVSQGGQGSRTPGPSVAALERALMGVQPDGAVDPAKALIPGVKPPAKLPTIRPDGVVVQPKPAPTTTGTGSPSPQALAAEPVVFSRPRAIGKGGRAWS from the coding sequence ATGAGTGATCGGTCCCGCGTGCGCATCGTGGTGCTGCAGATCCTGGTGCTCTCCCTGTTCGTCACGCTGCTCGGCAGGCTGTGGTACCTGCAGATTCCCGCTGGTGAGCGGTACGATCAGGCGGCGTCCGCCAACCAGGTCCGCGAGATCGTGACACCGGCCGTGCGGGGCCAGATCCTCGACCACCTGGGCCGTCCCCTGGTGAACAACCGCCCGGCGCTGGTGGTGTCCGTCAGCCGCACCGAGCTGCTCAAGCAGCCGGACAAGGGCAGGGCCGTCCTCCAGCGGCTGGCGAAGGTCCTTGGGATGCCGTACGAGGAACTGCGGCAGCGCATCTCCCTGTGCGGTCCGAACGTGCCGAAGCCGTGCTGGAACGGCTCGCCGTACCAGCCCATCCCGGTGACCGACGAGGCCGACACCCGGATGGCGTTGCAGATCATGGAACGCCGGGAGGACTTCCCCGGCGTGACGGCCGAGGTCCAGCCCGTGCGCAACTACCCGGCTCCCGAGGGCGCGAACGCCGCGCACATCCTGGGCTACCTGTCCCCGGTGAGCGAGGACGAGCTGCGCAGGCAGCGCGAGCCCGGCTATCGCGGCCCGCAGTATGAGCGCAGCGAGACGGTCGGCCGGGCCGGGCTGGAACGGGAGTACAACGACCAGTTGCGCGGGCAGCCCGGGGTCACCCGGGTCGCCGTCGACCACCTCGGTCGCGTCATCGACACCCTCGACGAGACCCCGCCCACGCCCGGCAACCACCTGGTGACCAGCATCGACGCCCGCGTCCAGGCGGTCGCCGAGCAGCAGTTGCTCGAGGCGATCAAGCGTGCCCGCCAGCAGCGGGACAAGGACGGCAAGGCGTACAAGGCCGACTCCGGCGCGGTCGTCGTGATGAACGCCAAGAACGGCCAGATCGTCGCGATGGCCAGCTACCCCACCTACGACCCGGCTGTCTGGGAGGGCGGCATCACCAAGAAGGAGTACGAGCGGCTGATCAGTGAGGACACCGGGGTGCCCATGCTGTCCCGGGCCACCATGGGCGAGTTCGCGCCGGCGTCCACGTTCAAGGTGATCAGCACGGCGGCGGCGCTGGAGGCCGGGTACGGCATGGACCAGAAGTTCGACTGCAGCTCCAGCTACACGGTCGGCAACCGGGCGTTCAAGAACTGGGACTCCAAGGCGTTCGGGCCGATCACGCTCGCCCGCTCGCTCACGGTCTCCTGCGACACCGTCTACTACCGGATCGCGCACGAGATGTGGCTCAAGGACGGCGGCACCCGGCCGGTCACCAAGCCAAAGGACTACATGATCAACATGGCCCAGGCCTTCGGTCTCGGTCAGAAGACCGGCATCGACCTGCCGGCCGAGCGTCCCGGGCGCGTCGTCACCCGGGAGTGGAAGAAGCGGGAGTGGGAGCGGCGCAAGGACGGCTGGTGCCGGCAGGCCAACGACCCCAAGGTGCCGGAGGGCTTCGCCAAGCAGATCGCCCGGGAGAACTGCGCCGACTACTACCGGTACCGCGCCGGCGACGCGGTCAACTTCTCCATCGGGCAGGGCGACACGGTCGCCACGCCGCTGCAGATAGCCCGCGTGTACGCGGCGGTCGCCAACGGTGGCACCCTGTGGCGGCCCACCATCGGCAAGGCGATCGTCAGCCCGTCCGGCCAGGTCGTCGAATGGATCAAGCCCCAGGGCACCAAGGTGCCGGTGGACCCCAAGTACCTCGCCTACATCCGCAAGGGGCTCATGGACACCCCGGTCAACGGCACCGCGGTCACGGCCTTCCAGGGGTGGCCGTTCGACAAGATCCCGGTGGCCGCCAAGACCGGTACCGGTGAGGCGTACGGCAAGCAGACCACCGCCTGGTTCGCCTCGTTCGTGCCCGCCAACGACCCCCAGTACGTCGTCGTCATGGTGGTCTCGCAGGGCGGCCAGGGCTCCCGCACCCCCGGCCCCTCGGTCGCCGCGCTGGAGCGCGCCCTCATGGGCGTGCAGCCCGACGGCGCCGTCGACCCGGCGAAGGCGCTGATCCCGGGGGTGAAGCCGCCGGCGAAGCTGCCCACGATCCGGCCCGACGGCGTGGTCGTCCAGCCCAAGCCGGCACCCACGACCACCGGCACCGGCTCGCCCAGCCCGCAGGCGCTCGCCGCCGAGCCGGTCGTGTTCAGCCGTCCTCGCGCTATCGGGAAGGGAGGCCGGGCATGGTCATGA
- the rpmA gene encoding 50S ribosomal protein L27: MAHKKGASSTRNGRDSNAKRLGVKRFGGQVVNAGEILVRQRGTRFHPGLNVGRGGDDTLFALVSGAVEFGTRRGRKVVSVVPVPAE, translated from the coding sequence ATGGCTCACAAGAAGGGCGCCTCGTCCACTCGGAACGGGCGGGACTCCAACGCCAAGCGTCTCGGCGTCAAGCGCTTCGGCGGCCAGGTGGTGAACGCCGGCGAGATCCTCGTCCGGCAGCGCGGCACGCGCTTCCACCCGGGTCTCAACGTCGGGCGTGGTGGCGACGACACGCTTTTCGCGCTGGTCTCCGGCGCTGTCGAGTTCGGCACCCGGCGCGGCCGCAAGGTCGTGAGCGTGGTTCCGGTCCCGGCGGAGTGA
- the proB gene encoding glutamate 5-kinase: MIESEGTREAVRAAKRIVVKVGSSSLTTAAGGLDGERVAALVDVIARRHRAGAEVVLVSSGAIAAGLAPLGLKRRPRDLATQQAAASVGQGLLIHQYTESFKRYGLRVGQVLLTVDDVTRRAHYRNAYRTLRKLLDLGVVPIVNENDTVATEEIRFGDNDRLAALVALLVHADLLVLLSDVDALYDGDPRNPGVRRIAEVRGPADLEGVRLGKAGKAGVGTGGMVTKVEAARIATISGVPVVLTSAALAAEALAGAGVGTFFHASGERPRQRLLWLAHATTPRGRLYLDAGAVQAVVERRLSLLPAGVTRVDGIFTAGDPVDLVDENGHPVARGLVNYDAVELPGLLGRSTRELARELGPEYEREVVHRDDLVLLG; encoded by the coding sequence GTGATCGAGAGCGAGGGGACACGTGAGGCGGTCCGCGCGGCCAAGCGGATCGTGGTCAAGGTCGGTTCCTCATCCCTGACCACCGCGGCGGGCGGGCTGGACGGCGAGCGGGTCGCAGCCCTGGTCGACGTCATCGCGCGTCGGCACCGGGCCGGCGCGGAGGTGGTGCTCGTCTCGTCCGGCGCGATCGCGGCCGGGCTGGCGCCGCTCGGGCTCAAGCGCCGGCCGCGCGACCTCGCCACCCAGCAGGCCGCGGCGAGCGTCGGCCAAGGCTTGCTGATCCACCAGTACACCGAGTCGTTCAAGCGGTACGGCCTGCGGGTCGGGCAGGTGCTGCTCACCGTGGACGACGTCACCCGCCGGGCGCACTACCGGAACGCGTACCGCACCTTGCGCAAGCTCCTCGACCTGGGCGTGGTCCCGATCGTCAACGAGAACGACACGGTCGCCACCGAGGAGATCCGGTTCGGCGACAACGACCGGCTGGCCGCGCTGGTCGCGTTGCTGGTCCACGCCGACCTGCTCGTGCTGCTCTCCGACGTGGACGCGCTCTACGACGGCGACCCGCGCAACCCGGGCGTACGCCGCATCGCCGAAGTGCGCGGCCCGGCCGATCTGGAAGGGGTGCGGCTCGGCAAGGCGGGCAAGGCTGGGGTCGGCACCGGCGGCATGGTCACCAAGGTGGAGGCGGCCAGGATCGCGACCATCTCCGGCGTCCCGGTGGTGCTCACCTCCGCCGCGCTGGCCGCCGAGGCGCTGGCCGGGGCCGGGGTCGGGACCTTCTTCCACGCCAGCGGTGAGCGCCCCCGGCAACGGCTGCTGTGGCTGGCCCACGCCACCACCCCGCGCGGCCGGCTGTACCTGGACGCCGGCGCCGTGCAGGCGGTGGTCGAGCGGCGGCTGTCGCTGCTCCCGGCGGGCGTCACCCGGGTGGACGGGATCTTCACCGCCGGCGACCCGGTCGACCTCGTGGACGAGAACGGCCACCCGGTCGCCCGCGGCCTGGTGAACTACGACGCGGTCGAGCTGCCCGGCCTGCTGGGGCGGTCCACCCGCGAGCTGGCTCGCGAGCTCGGCCCGGAGTACGAGCGTGAGGTCGTCCACCGGGACGACCTGGTGCTGCTGGGCTGA
- the pxpB gene encoding 5-oxoprolinase subunit PxpB, producing the protein MAGERDEAPVKPRVLPCGDAAVLVELDSLEEVVGLAAALADPLPPGVTELVPAARTILVRYDPARTDRDAVARAVRERPPRPPGERAGEVVEIPVVYDGPDLDEVAALAGLSPEEVVALHTSGEYVVAFCGFAPGFGYLTGLDPRLHVPRRSTPRTRVPAGAVGLAGEFTGVYPRESPGGWQLIGRTERRLFDLAWDPPALLRPGTRVRFVREGA; encoded by the coding sequence ATGGCCGGGGAGCGCGACGAGGCTCCGGTGAAGCCGCGGGTGCTGCCGTGTGGTGACGCGGCCGTGCTCGTCGAGCTGGACAGCCTGGAGGAGGTCGTCGGCCTGGCCGCCGCCCTCGCCGACCCCCTTCCGCCCGGCGTCACCGAACTGGTGCCGGCCGCGCGCACGATCCTCGTCCGGTACGACCCCGCCCGCACCGACCGGGACGCCGTCGCCCGGGCGGTACGGGAACGCCCGCCGAGGCCGCCCGGGGAGCGGGCGGGCGAGGTGGTCGAGATCCCCGTCGTGTACGACGGGCCCGACCTGGACGAGGTCGCCGCACTGGCCGGGCTCAGCCCCGAGGAGGTCGTCGCGCTGCACACGAGCGGCGAGTACGTGGTCGCGTTCTGCGGGTTCGCGCCCGGCTTCGGGTACCTGACCGGGCTCGACCCGCGCCTGCACGTGCCTCGGCGGTCCACCCCGCGCACCCGGGTGCCGGCCGGCGCGGTGGGGCTGGCCGGGGAGTTCACCGGCGTGTACCCGCGCGAGTCGCCCGGCGGGTGGCAGCTCATCGGCCGCACCGAGCGGCGGCTGTTCGACCTCGCGTGGGACCCCCCGGCGCTGCTGCGCCCGGGGACCCGGGTGCGGTTCGTCCGGGAGGGGGCGTGA
- a CDS encoding TIGR03936 family radical SAM-associated protein codes for MRLRYAKRGRLRFTSHRDFQRAFERALRRVAVPMAYSAGFTPHPKVSYANAAPTGAASEAEYVEIALVERRDPEEIREALDASLPPGLDVVEVVEARTANLADRLEASVWKVELPGVTAEAASDAVAKFLAAGPVEVQRQTKTGLRTFDVRGAVVKIETVPYVDTTVSEPCAILRLVVRHTTPAVRPDDVLTGLRQVADLAPPTPPLVTRLAQGLLDQETGEVTDPLAPDRDALEMSAAGSGDNIVT; via the coding sequence ATGCGGTTGCGCTACGCCAAGCGCGGTCGGCTCCGCTTCACGAGTCACCGCGACTTTCAGCGCGCGTTCGAGCGGGCGCTGCGTCGCGTAGCCGTGCCTATGGCGTACTCCGCTGGCTTCACCCCCCACCCGAAGGTGTCATACGCGAACGCCGCGCCGACCGGAGCGGCGAGCGAGGCGGAGTACGTGGAGATCGCGCTAGTCGAGCGGCGGGACCCGGAGGAGATTCGCGAAGCGCTGGACGCGTCGCTGCCACCCGGCCTGGACGTGGTCGAGGTGGTGGAGGCGCGCACGGCGAACCTGGCCGACCGCCTGGAAGCGTCCGTCTGGAAGGTGGAGCTTCCCGGCGTCACGGCCGAAGCCGCGTCCGACGCGGTGGCGAAGTTCCTCGCCGCCGGGCCTGTGGAGGTCCAGCGGCAGACGAAGACTGGACTGCGCACGTTCGACGTGCGGGGCGCCGTCGTCAAGATCGAGACGGTTCCGTACGTTGACACTACGGTTTCCGAACCTTGTGCGATACTTCGGCTGGTCGTACGGCACACCACGCCCGCCGTACGACCAGATGACGTCCTTACCGGACTCCGTCAGGTGGCTGACCTGGCGCCGCCGACACCGCCTTTGGTGACGCGCTTGGCGCAGGGGCTGCTCGACCAGGAGACCGGCGAGGTGACCGACCCGTTGGCACCCGACCGGGACGCGCTGGAAATGAGCGCTGCCGGGTCTGGTGACAACATCGTCACCTGA
- a CDS encoding TIGR03960 family B12-binding radical SAM protein, which translates to MPVESLFERLEPLLPLVQKPIQYVGGELNSQVKDWDACDVRWCLMYPDAYEVGLPNQGIQILYEILNEQDGVLCERTYSVWPDMERLMREHEIPQFTVDGHRPVGAFDVFGVSFATELGYTNLLTALDLAGIPLDAVDRGDEHPIVIAGGHAAFNPEPIADFIDAAVVGDGEQIVLTITEIIRDWKREGRPGGREELLFRLAKTGGVYVPRFYTVEYLPDGRIRRVTPNRSGVPWRVSKHTVMNLDEWPYPKKPLVPLAESVHERMSVEIFRGCTRGCRFCQAGMITRPVRERSITTIGEMVEQGLRATGFEEVGLLSLSSADHSEILDIAKGLADRYEGSKTSLSLPSTRVDAFNVTLANELTRNGRRSGLTFAPEGGSERIRKVINKMVTEDDLIRTVTTAYSNGWRHVKLYFMCGLPTETDEDVLQIAVLARKVIEAGRKATGSRDIRCTVSIGGFVPKPHTPFQWAAQADHETVDARLLKLRDAIRKDKQYGRAIGYRYHDGKPSIIEGLLSRGDRRVGKVIRRVWEDGGRFDGWSEYFDFDRWTRCAEEALRDEPVDLDWYTTRERDYSEVLPWDHIDSGLDKDWLWKDWQDALNEVEVEDCRWNPCYDCGVCPQMGTEIQIGPTGKKLLPLVEVK; encoded by the coding sequence ATGCCTGTCGAATCGCTGTTCGAACGTCTGGAACCGCTGCTGCCGCTGGTGCAGAAGCCGATCCAGTACGTCGGCGGCGAGCTCAACTCCCAGGTTAAGGACTGGGACGCCTGTGACGTCCGGTGGTGCCTGATGTACCCGGACGCGTACGAGGTCGGGCTGCCCAACCAGGGCATCCAGATCCTGTACGAGATCCTCAACGAGCAGGACGGCGTCCTGTGCGAGCGGACGTACTCGGTCTGGCCCGACATGGAACGGCTGATGCGGGAGCACGAGATTCCGCAGTTCACCGTGGACGGGCACCGGCCGGTCGGGGCGTTCGACGTGTTCGGCGTGAGCTTCGCGACCGAGCTGGGGTACACCAACCTGCTGACGGCGCTGGACCTGGCGGGCATCCCGCTGGACGCGGTCGACCGCGGTGACGAGCACCCGATCGTGATCGCCGGGGGGCACGCGGCGTTCAACCCGGAGCCGATCGCGGACTTCATCGACGCGGCCGTGGTCGGCGACGGCGAGCAGATCGTGCTCACCATCACCGAGATCATCCGGGACTGGAAGCGGGAGGGCCGGCCCGGCGGCCGGGAGGAGCTGCTGTTCCGCCTGGCGAAGACCGGCGGCGTGTACGTGCCGCGGTTCTACACCGTGGAGTACCTGCCCGACGGGCGGATCCGGCGCGTCACCCCGAACCGGTCGGGCGTGCCGTGGCGGGTCTCCAAGCACACGGTGATGAACCTGGACGAGTGGCCGTACCCGAAGAAGCCGCTCGTCCCGCTGGCCGAGAGCGTGCACGAGCGGATGAGCGTGGAGATCTTCCGCGGCTGCACGCGGGGTTGCCGCTTCTGCCAGGCCGGCATGATCACCCGCCCGGTGCGGGAGCGGTCCATCACGACGATCGGCGAGATGGTGGAGCAGGGCCTGCGGGCGACCGGCTTCGAGGAGGTCGGCCTGCTGTCGCTGTCCAGCGCCGACCACTCCGAGATCCTGGACATCGCCAAGGGCCTGGCCGACCGGTACGAGGGCTCGAAGACGTCGCTGTCGCTGCCGTCGACCCGGGTGGACGCGTTCAACGTGACCCTGGCCAACGAGCTGACCCGCAACGGCCGGCGCTCGGGCCTGACCTTCGCGCCGGAGGGCGGGTCGGAGCGGATCCGCAAGGTGATCAACAAGATGGTCACCGAGGACGACCTGATCCGCACCGTGACCACGGCGTACAGCAACGGCTGGCGGCACGTGAAGCTGTACTTCATGTGCGGCCTGCCCACCGAGACCGACGAGGACGTGCTGCAGATCGCGGTGCTGGCCAGGAAGGTCATCGAGGCCGGCCGGAAGGCCACCGGCAGCCGGGACATCCGCTGCACGGTGTCGATCGGCGGCTTCGTGCCCAAGCCGCACACCCCGTTCCAGTGGGCCGCGCAGGCCGACCACGAGACCGTGGACGCGCGCCTGCTCAAGCTGCGGGACGCGATCCGCAAGGACAAGCAGTACGGCCGGGCGATCGGCTACCGGTACCACGACGGCAAGCCGAGCATCATCGAGGGGCTGCTGTCCCGGGGCGACCGGCGCGTCGGGAAGGTCATCCGGCGGGTCTGGGAGGACGGCGGCCGGTTCGACGGCTGGAGCGAGTACTTCGACTTCGACCGCTGGACGCGCTGCGCGGAGGAGGCGCTGCGTGACGAGCCGGTTGACCTGGACTGGTACACGACCCGGGAACGCGATTACTCGGAGGTCCTGCCCTGGGACCACATAGACTCAGGGCTGGACAAGGACTGGCTCTGGAAGGATTGGCAGGACGCGCTCAACGAGGTCGAGGTCGAGGACTGCCGCTGGAACCCGTGCTACGACTGCGGCGTGTGCCCGCAGATGGGCACAGAGATCCAGATCGGCCCGACCGGCAAGAAGCTGCTGCCGCTGGTCGAGGTGAAGTAG
- the obgE gene encoding GTPase ObgE — protein MTTFVDRVVLHVAAGNGGNGCASIHREKFKPLGGPDGGNGGRGGDVILVVDPNTTTLLDYHHHPHRRATNGRPGQGSHRHGADGEDLYLPVPNGTVVKTMDGEVIADLVGAGTRFVLARGGRGGLGNAALASPKRKAPGFALKGEPGESGDFVLELKTVADVGLVGYPSAGKSSLISVISAARPKVADYPFTTLVPHLGVVEAGDTRFTVADVPGLIPGASQGKGLGLEFLRHIERCAALVHVIDCATVEPDRDPISDLDVIEAELAAYGGLADRPRLVALNKIDVPDARELAELVKPDLEARGLRVFPISAKSREGLRELTYAMAELVEQARRSRPPEEPTRLVLRPRAIGEKGFTVTREGDRFRVRGEKPERWVRQTDFGNDEAVGYLADRLARLGVEDELRAVGARPGDEVVIGEGDDAVVFDWDPSVAAGVEHRLGPRGGDLRLDQYREHHEEHEEQ, from the coding sequence GTGACCACGTTCGTCGACCGCGTGGTGCTGCACGTGGCCGCGGGTAACGGTGGGAACGGCTGCGCCTCCATCCACCGGGAGAAGTTCAAGCCGCTCGGTGGTCCGGACGGGGGCAACGGCGGCCGGGGCGGCGACGTGATCCTGGTCGTCGACCCGAACACCACGACGCTGCTGGACTACCACCACCACCCGCACCGCCGCGCCACCAACGGCCGGCCGGGCCAGGGCAGCCACCGCCACGGCGCGGACGGCGAGGACCTGTACCTGCCGGTGCCGAACGGCACGGTCGTCAAGACCATGGACGGCGAGGTGATCGCCGACCTGGTGGGCGCCGGCACTCGGTTCGTGCTCGCGCGGGGCGGGCGCGGCGGGCTCGGCAACGCGGCGCTCGCCTCCCCGAAGCGCAAGGCGCCCGGCTTCGCGCTCAAGGGCGAGCCCGGTGAGTCCGGCGACTTCGTCCTGGAGCTGAAGACCGTCGCCGACGTGGGCCTGGTCGGCTACCCGAGCGCGGGCAAGTCCTCGCTGATCTCGGTGATCTCCGCGGCGCGGCCCAAGGTCGCCGACTACCCCTTCACGACCCTCGTCCCGCACCTGGGCGTCGTCGAGGCCGGTGACACCCGGTTCACCGTGGCCGACGTGCCCGGCCTCATCCCGGGCGCGAGCCAGGGCAAGGGGCTCGGCCTGGAGTTCCTGCGGCACATCGAACGCTGCGCCGCCCTGGTGCACGTCATCGACTGCGCCACGGTCGAGCCCGACCGGGATCCGATCAGCGACCTGGACGTGATCGAGGCGGAGCTGGCCGCGTACGGCGGGCTGGCGGACCGCCCCCGGCTCGTCGCGCTGAACAAGATCGACGTGCCGGACGCGCGTGAGCTGGCCGAACTGGTCAAACCCGACCTGGAGGCGCGCGGGCTGCGGGTCTTCCCGATCTCGGCGAAGTCCCGCGAGGGACTGCGCGAGCTGACCTACGCCATGGCGGAACTCGTCGAGCAGGCACGCCGCAGCCGGCCGCCGGAGGAGCCGACCCGGCTCGTGCTGCGGCCGCGCGCCATCGGTGAGAAGGGCTTCACCGTGACCCGCGAAGGCGACCGGTTCCGGGTACGCGGTGAGAAGCCGGAGCGCTGGGTCCGCCAGACCGACTTCGGCAACGACGAGGCCGTCGGGTACCTCGCCGACCGGCTGGCCCGCCTCGGGGTCGAGGACGAGCTGCGGGCGGTGGGCGCGCGACCCGGCGACGAGGTCGTCATCGGCGAGGGCGACGACGCGGTCGTCTTCGACTGGGACCCGTCGGTGGCCGCCGGCGTGGAGCACCGGCTCGGCCCGCGGGGCGGCGACCTGCGGCTGGACCAGTACCGAGAGCACCACGAAGAGCACGAAGAGCAGTGA